Below is a window of Drosophila nasuta strain 15112-1781.00 chromosome X, ASM2355853v1, whole genome shotgun sequence DNA.
ATCtctatgcaaatcaaatttaaaaaataaataagcattAACTTCTTAATTAAAGCAGGCATTTTGTATACAAGCttatagataaataaaattgaaatttaagaattaCAACATAAGCTCCAAAATGCGCCTAAACAGCgctaaataatttatttaaagaaatacatatgtatgtgtagaaatcaattatattaaagactaaaaataatgaagtatAGCTAAACGTAAAATACTCCAATTGACTTAATTATAGCACAGTAAACACACAAGATTGGTGTTTTCTATGGCATTTTTGATTGTTCGACAGCAGGTGGCATATAAAACAAGCAGCATATGGCAGCCAGCAATGGCTGGTATGCAGCTTAGACTGGGGCACGGGGCAGCTCATGTGACCTCCCATGCTAAGCGGCAGCTTACTCCACTCCCCTCCCGCCTCTGCCAAACGCCGCCCCAACTCACATCATACGAGTGGCAACTGTCGCGTTTAATTCAGAGTCGTAGTTTCAGTTTCACTTggctttttataccctgtaaaagtTACGATAAGGCAGCATCGATTTAATGTacatttatgatttttttgtgtgttcttTATATATACAGCTGTAAGCTTTGAAAAAGCAGTGCTTACAATCTTcacttttaaaattgaaaagtaatattttaaatacattttccatacaaaatttagttatgacagcttaatgtatttattttggaataatttcacaaatttgttcattttgaGTAGCTCAATTTCTTAGCAAATATggataataacaaaaacaatagaatgaattatgattttcattgaaatagATTAGGattgggtaattctctgataCGACAttgaaaaaacaaatcaagtgaaacaattttaaaaatgagcaaaaattatttttatatctcTGGATTATCACCACATTTGGAGCTAAGATTGGTTTGTggaactttttctgttttacaattaaatatataaattcttagCTTTCATTAAAGAGCTATAAGATtcaaatttacttaaaataaaaaaaaatgttttaatgtattttttcacttaaaatttatgaacatAGATTTCATGCTAATTcattaaatcaatatataatacatttaatacatCTATTTAAAATGCTACAAGTCATGTcatcttaattattattgggtATTTTTCACCTTCGCTCACAGGGTATCTCAACGTCATTCACTTCCGTTTAAAGCgcttttgcttgttgcttttcttgtagtattttatttttttgtgcttttgtttaaTTGCCAACAAAGTGCGAACCGGTTGCTCAGAACACACTGCAAATCTGGGAGGCTTGCAAATGTCAAGGCAGTAAAAAAatccacagcaacaacaacaacaataacaatatagacaacatcaacaatatatGTACGTAAATGCGAACAGCAACCCATAAACTATCACAATGTGAACGAGTtgacaaatgtttttttttttggttgcgttgcgtttcttttcaatttcaattgaaaacgGAGCACAtgagttttttgttgtattttcaattttttattcaattgctACTTGAGTAGCAAAATGAACTGATTGATGGGCTTCTTGGTGTGATTATTGAGCAAATTATCTGTTCAATTGACAAAATATATCCATAGATCAAGCGGCGCTCAACGCATTCCAAATTCTATTCAAAAATAATGAGAAACATTATTGGAAACACTGCTAACAAATACCCTAAGTATACTTTTAAATGTATGCTAATAaattttttagtaattttataaataatatataatgaactttgcttgaaaattaattaatttgatgaaaacatattttactttacgtttgaatcatttatttatttagtagaaaagttgaatatgaaataaaatatataaatctatCTTTTTATTGACTACCTgtaatacttaataaatttaaaattgtatagctaacttaacaatattttatgctaaaaattcaatattcaaataatatgtttattgggaaattgaatataaaaaagaaattaaatgaaaaatctaTGTTAAATTTGGTTGaagtaaattttattgaagCAATATTTTGGTTGTATTAAaactgaattttaaatttaaatttggttAATCAccatttgattattattattattattattatggtaaTAGCgaatacaattccttattACAATAATGATGAGCTAggttaattattaaatacaacaCGTAATATTACAGTCCAAGTATAAATAGCTTTTGCTACCTTTCTTTTAGCAGAGTGTCGAGTATATAAGCTTATGTTGAGGAACATAATCGAACGATAAAGACTTGGGCAACAAACAtttgatttggccaacggcATTTTTGCTGGTGCGCTAATCTATTGTGTGTAGTGTTGTGTTTGGCAATTGTTAAATCATTTTCGGTGTATTAGCTCTAACCTCCACTTTCCGTTTTATTTTGCCTCTAACATCATTACAGCAGCCTCCTCACCAATCTCCAATCTCCATTCTCCTCGCCAATGAGCCAGTGACCAGTGACATCAGCAAAATGGCAGCAATCGGTAATCCAGCGAACAACAACGCTAATGAATTCAATGGCAGACACTCGGCATCGCCAGCACGCACCATCGATTCGCATGACTCCACCACGGGCAGCATGGACACAATTGTCGATCGCAGTCTGAATCGCGAGGAACTGCTGCAGGTGGCCAACACCATTGAGCAGAGCACTAATGCCACAAATGCTGGCAATGGTGGCAGTTTGACCAATTCACAAATTGCCATGCTGCAGTCGGACaacgagcaacagcaacgcaatcatcagcaacagcaacaactgcagcaacaggaGCATGAGGCACGCCAGCAATTGGATGCACAAAGTCATATCTATTCGAGTCCCGTTTACGATGAGAAACCAATGCCGCCATTGAAGTTAACAGCGGCCACGCTGCTGGCCAACGTCGATGACAACGCAAAGAAACCGAAACTGATCAGCCACGAGGAGTTCAAGCAACAACTGGAGGAGGCCATGGCCACTCGCAATCAACAggcaccaacagcagcagcagcagcgtctgCGAAGAGCATCAGCAACACCATCGATTCGCGCATCAGCAAGAAGCAACGTTGTCCGCCGGAGTTTATCAAATACAAGggcggcagcggcagtggcagtggGAGTGGCAGCGATGCGGCCGGCTCCACCATGTCGGCGAAGGTGCGACGCAAGCGTCGGGCGAGCAATGAATGCTGTTCGGCGTTTCCATTGCAGATTGTGCTGGGCACGTTGCAACTGGTTTTGGCCATTTCACTGGTGGCACTTGGATCGCTGTTGATTGTCCGTGACGCGGCCTTGTCAATGGCCGGCTGTGGCATTTGGACGGGCCTCATTGCGGCCGTTACGGGCTCCTTGGGCGTGGTCAGCATGCGCAAAACGCAAACGGCCTTTCTGGCTCTCAGTTTGGTGTGCATTGCCAGCAGCACGCTGGCGTTGGCCATTTCTGGTGTGGGACTGTCGCGTGACCTCAATCGCTTGGCCGAACAAAAGGGTGAACAGGTAAGAGTCGCTGGCTGAGCTGGCTGAGATTGCTTTTCACTTTAACTACATAGTTACTTAcctattgttattatttttttatattgctTTTGCGGCACAGTTTGACCTGATGAATGCCAATAGCGAAGTTTCAGCTGCTTGCGGTTTAATATTTGCCCtatttttgcactttgtgGTCAGCATTGTTTCGGTTTATCGCTGCGCCCTCCAGATTTGCACAAAGTGAGTACATGATTTTATTACACATATCcaacaattcaaattttgcGCGCAACCCAAAACGATACATTTTTTCTAATGCTCGGTAAGCGATAATTACGAGTGTTTGCTAGTTGTGGCCGCTAGTTAGCGCCAGTGTTGACTGTTAGTTAACATAGAGCGCGTTGTGCTAGCTTACCACTATAATCGATATGTGTGCGCGATAATTATCGTATGCAAGCTTGCTTGGCCAATTggcaatatttgcaaattagaATGTAAAATTTGTGAAAACTAGTTTTAAATACAAGTTTTAAACGTGTGTTTAATCATAGCTGTGTGCGCAGCAATAGGTAGTAACACAAGTATGGCTTTATGTAGCCGCTATATGCCGTGTTATACAGCGCAGGGGCCATGCAACAAGTTTAAATCCATGGCCTAACAGTCGTGCGGTTTTGCACATCGATAAAACGCAAATAGATTTGCAAATATGCGATACATTTGCTACGATGTTATTGCACATCGCTAGCACGCACTaactaaaaaccaaaagaaaaaaaataaaacactaaaaaaattattaaaaaaaaaagagaaataaagtgaaaagcataaaaaaaagcgaaagcacaagcaacagcagaagcagcagcagcagcgggcaGCAAGCAGCGAGCAGCGCAAAGCTCACACAACACCACCTACGCTGTTTTGGGCCAGTTGAATGCGCTTCTCGTTCTGCCAAAGACGCGACAACATTAACAGTAATAGGAGAAGAAGCAGAGCGAACGCCCACGAAACAAacgtacgtgtgtgtgtgtttgtgtgtgtgtgtgtgtgtctgtgcctGTCTGttgctgcgtgtgtgtgagtgtagtACGTGTGTGCAGCCAACAGGGCAGCGATAGCAACAGTCATGCCACTGGCTGACTCCAATAAGGatcaacgacagcagcaacaacaactccaatTGGACGccaacaatagcagcagcagcagtagcaacaacaacaatgcagccGCAGAGCAAGCGCAGCTGGACAATGCAACcacaggagcagcagcagcaccaacagcgacaacatcctcagcaccagcagcagcagcaacaacaacagcagctcacACAATGGGACTGCAGCTGCGTCAACGCATGCAGATTACTTCGTCCGGATGCAGCAGCTTGGCGGTGACACCCATGGAGCACACGCCCACCGACGAGGAAAGCGGTGCTGTGACCACAGTGACGTCATCTCAACgccgccaacagcagcagcaacaacaacagcagcaacaacaactgcaaaccGCCCTCGAACAACATCACATAAcaccgagcagcagcaaaacgcCCGAGCAAATGGAGTTAAGCGATTCGGAATCGTACGGCGCCGCCAGTTACGATGAATTCGAATTGCGTGAGGTGGTCAAGGAGGGTCACGACAAGGCGGATCCATCACAATTCGAACTGTTGCGTGTGCTGGGCGAAGGCAGCTTTGGCAAAGTGTTTCTGGTGCGCAAAATTCTCGGCAAAGATGCGGGCACACTGTACGCGATGAAGGTGCTAAAGAAGGCCACACTTAAGGTCAAGGATCGTGTGCGTAGCACCAACGAACGCAAGATATTGGCGGATGTGGGACACGCGTTCATTGTGCGCTTGCATTATGCATTCCAAACCCCAggcaaattgtatttgataTTGGATTTCTTACGTGGCGGCGATCTCTTTACCCGCCTCTCCAAGGAGGTCATGTTCACCGAGGAGGATGTGAAATTCTATTTGGCCGAATTGGCATTGGCACTGAATCATTTGCATACGCTTGGCATTATCTATCGCGATCTGAAGCCCGAAAACATCCTATTGGACGAGCATGGACACATTGCGTTAACCGATTTTGGCTTGAGCAAACAACCACTGGATGGCTCGAAGACATACAGTTTTTGTGGCACTGTCGAGTACATGGCACCGGAGATCGTTAATCGCAAGGGACACGATTTCGCCGCAGATTGGTGGTCATTTGGTGTACTCATGTACGAGATGTTGACGGGGAATTTGCCGTTTCATGGCCAAACCCGACAGGAGACAATGAATCAAATACTACGCTCCAAGCTCGGCATGCCCGAGAATCTGTCGCCCGAGGCGCAATCGCTGTTGCGGGCGCTCTTCAAACGCAATCCGCTGAATCGCTTGGGCGCCGGTGCACAGGGCATCCTGGACATTAAGGCGCATTGTTTCTTTGCGACCATCGATTGGGTGCGTTTGGAGCGCAAATTGGTGCGTCCACCGTTCATACCGGCCGTGAGCCGAGACGATGCCTTCTACTTCGATGTGGAGTACACATCAAAGTCACCCCGTGATTCACCCGGTGGTCCCATCTCTGCTTCGGCTCACGAAATCTTTCGGGGCTTTAGTTTTGTGGCGCCCGTGCTACTGGAGAATGCGAGTGCCAGCGCTACGAATAGCAGCAGCTCGAATAATGTCAGTCCACTGCATGCGATTGCAGTGCCCAGTTgctcctcatcctcatcgcAATcggctgccgccgctgctgtgGCAGTGGCATCGTCTGCTAcggctgctggtgctgctgctggaggtGCTGTGGTGCCTGGGCCACGCAGTTTACCGGGCGTGTTGCCGGGCAATTTCCTCGCCGAATACAATGTGCTGCAGGAGCTGGGACGCGGCACATTCTCCGTGTGTCGCCTCTGCGAGCATCGCTCCACCAAGAAACACTATGCGGTGAAGATCATCGAGAAGGCCGCAGTGGCTGCGGCATCATCGGCCAGCGCTGATTGCTGGGAGGAGGTGGAAATAATGCTGCGCTATGGCAACCATCCCAATATTGTCACATTGTATTCTGTTTACGAGGACACAAGCTCAGCGTATCTGGTGATGGAGCTGCTCAAGGGCGGCGAGCTGCTCGATCGCATCCTGGCCGTGGGCCAAATGTGCGAGAGCGAGGCGAGCGCTGTGCTCCGGACGATCGCCGCGGCTGTTGCCTATCTCCATGAGCACGGCGTTGTGCATCGCGATCTGAAGCCGTCGAACATGATCTATGCGAGCATGCGACAAACGCCCGAGACGCTCAAACTCTGCGATTTAGGTGAGCGCATATTTTTGTGATACACAAGTAGAGTATAATGTCGATAATTGTAGTTATCTGCAACTCATTTTTGGGTTTATTTTCCGCATCACCAATGCAGTTATCTGCAACTCTTTTATGAGTTTATTTTGCTATTTCAATGAATTTACAAAGAATATGTCTCAATGGACATACAATTTCATTGGTGCAGTTAACTGCTCTTGTGCgtttaaatgcatattttgtattcattaaTGAGATTTGCAGTTATCtgcaaaaaaaactttgttgAGGTAATTATAGCagtatttgctttaattgtaTAAATGATGCATTAATTCAAGTTCAAAGTTTTCGTACAAATagtgaatttttaaatatagtgcAATTATCTGAATTACACTTAACTGCAATTATCGACATTAATACTGTATTTCCCTTTTAACATAAGTCCACAATCGACAACAAGAAGAACGTTTTTTCATGCCCAAAAATGTAattccaattcaatttcaacatTATAATGAGTTCTTGGTGTCTTCTGCTGGTGTTTatctagcttttaaattgaCATCCATCATTTATCTTATCAAGTTTCTAGCATTTGTGTCACTTGTCACTCAATTCGTCTATAATTACTCTACGCTAACATGGCTAAATAATGAGTAGAATGATAGCAAAGAGTCTACTTGAGTGATTGTGCACTATCGTTTACACCTTTGATTGTGTTATAGTTccaaaaataatcaaaaatatctTGAAGAGAAGAACGTATTATctgaaatttatgaaatgaaatgtgcaatttaatattcagCCTTGTCTTGAAACTTGGAACTTCATTCATCCATCGTGCTCAATACAATTGTAGTGTAGTTTCCCATCAGCATCTTCCACTTAGTTGTCAAATTGGACTTGTGTCAAAAGGGGATTCACAATTTGTTGCATCATGTTCTCACATAAACCCGACTCTGATTGCAGGCTTCGCGAAGCAACTGCGCGCCGACAACGGACTCCTGATGACGCCCTGCTACACGGCGAACTTTGTGGCACCGGAAGTGCTGAAGCGACAGGGCTACGATCTGGCCTGCGACATTTGGTCGCTGGGTGTGCTGTTGTACATCATGTTGTCGGGTCGAACGCCATTTGCCAGCACACCGAACGATTCGCCGGACGTGATACTGAAACGCATTGGATCCGGCCACATTGATTTCACGAGCAGCCGCTGGTCGTTGATCAGTGCGCCGGTGAAGGAGCTGTTGCGTCAAATGCTGCACATTGTGCCCGAGAATCGTCCGACTTGCGCTCAAATACTGGAGCACAGTTGGGTGCGCGATCAGTTTGCCGGCAATGTGCAGTTAACGGAGTATGCGATACATCCAAGCGGAAtcggtggcggtggcaataGCCAAGGTGGCCAGGCGATGTCGATTGgcgcccagcagcagcaacagaatcACATCTCGATGGCGTTGCGCGGCGCTGTGGATGCGACATTTCGTGCCATCGCAATACCGCAGGCTGCCAACGTGGGACCCGTGGAGTTGTCAATGCTGGCCAAGCGTCGGGCCAAAGATCGCGCCAATCTGCATTCCTAATTGTGGGCAGTGTTATGCCCGCGACGTCAGGTCAAAAGGCAGCTAATTCAATTAGTTTATAAACTCTATAGTATTCTAATGCATTGCTGTGCATTTCCGCAACGCCTTTGGGAGTGGCATGCCGCCATCAATCCACGCCAACGCCAACATCAACATCCACAtcatcaccaacagcagcagcagcagcagcagcaacttaaataccacaacaacaattgtcgCTCAAAGCGTCAACGATGTCGCAGCGCCAAGTTGCGTTTggtttaaaaccaaaaaaaaaacaactgaaaaGGATTTTCGAATTGGATGCGGAGATtgaggttgagttgcagctTCCGGGCAGCGCGACAACTTTCTAGTATTTGATGtgttagttatttattttataataatacccaaaaactacaaaaacaaaacaaaaccgatGCGAATACAATGATAcgatatatacaatataaaaaacgcaaaatcaaacaaacaaaaaaaaaaaaaacaaaacataaaaaaaggcAAAGCGGCAGCTTATAGCGTATGCTTATTTACAAACATATATACCTTaaactatacatacatattaaaacgatataaaacaaaaagaaaaccaatatacatatatatatagatatatatattgacAATGCCTATGTAAATGTGTGCGATCTTCCTGAAGACCTTGAGCCCCCAGATATCGAATCTCAGCTGGCTTACCAGTCGGGAATCGAAATGAAAACCGAATTATCTTAAAGCAACTTTTAATGTTGGCCAAAACCCGTGCTAAAAccatatataaaacaaaatattataatatacaaaaacacacacacgcataagtataaatatatatatatttaaagatgaagaagagaaaaacaaaaaatgcgtgagaatattttaattatccTAGCTAAATTTTTTGACATCacgtgttattgttgttaaattaattaataattaaattaaatgaataattaatgaagcataccaaaataatcaaatccgaaaattatattattatatataaattacaaacaaaaaaacaaaaacaaaaaagaaaacttaagcGAAGCGAAAAGGAAACCTTTTAAATCTGTGCGACtcataaatgtttttttttttttttttgcattaatttgctttttagTTTGCTGTTGTTAAACTTTTGCTATGGGCacttccaaaaaaaaaaaaacaaaaattctatATGTCAATTTgcaaaactaacaaaaaaaaaaaaatgaataactaTAATGATGTTGTATTTTGgtaacaaattgcatttatgttTCTTACCATCTGTAAATATCTATATAggatatatgcatatttatctATAAATCTGaacataaacatataaaaactATGTGTGATAACGCATTGCTACTCGTATGATGTATTTACTCTTAACAAGCAAAACGCAACTGATACTTCCAAATTCTTAatttacaaaagaaaaacaaaataacaaaaagcaaaaaaacaacaaaaaaaaatgaaatcagcATTCGACATAACTGAAAGCATTTCAATCGATTTTTGTGCACTCGTTTAATCGCtacatacaaattaattgtCGTTGTCAatgtcgaaaattataaatgttgttGCCGCCTCAACAAAAACTGGCATTAACCCCCTGCCCTGCCCTGGCCTGCCTTTCTGCATGTTTCTTGGtttattaaaagaattaaaaaaaaaaaagaataatagtaataataatatgtgaAACGTTTGGAAATCCCTCGGAATGCGATGGATATATGTTGCTTATATGAATGTAACTTTGAGCACAATTAATTTGGAATGTCAGAACAATTACGAgaagacaaaaacaaatgtgaTTTTATATGCAAGTACCGCTAagaactaaaacaaaaaacaaaatgagaagacaaaaaaacaatatatgaACATAGCTGATCTTTCGAACTAAAAACGATAATAATGCAGTAAATACATACAAGAGACTCAGTAATAGTAGTCACGATCATTCACCAATGTACTTCCCCTAGTTGTAtaccatacatatatgtactatatcgTAACTCCGCTGTACTATAAAATAGAGTGAAAAGGTTTAAAATGCAAAGTAAAtcagcaaattaattaacgaacaaaacaaaagcacattTCTCAAAAAAGAGACGCAAAAGACAAATGTAAATGCagatttaaaaacaaacaaaaaaaatgacaatTCCTTAAATGTTGTTGTATCGTGTTTGTAGcctgagaaaaaaaaagaatggttgataatgataatgatatcATGCtaagtgatttttttttttttaatgtgcgTGTCGtcttttaagaattttgttaTGCGTTCagcttttcaatttctttttaattgttatagAACAAAAATcgtataaaatgtaatttttggaatttttaatgatCGTTGATTGAATGTTTTGCGTGTTGTGTGTAAACATTTTGCGCTGTGCTAACGAACTTATgctaacaaacaaacaacaataataaatgttagttaaaaaattgcaaattttatgaCAGCccaaagaaaaaccaaaaaatgaaaaagaaaaaccaaaattgATGCGGTTGTggttgcggttgctgttgcgggGTTCTGTCTccttatatactaaatacttacATATACATTTACTGATACGTATACATCaaacaaccacacacacacatccaaaTGTATTTAAGTATGTTAGTTAGCTGATTCTCAAAATAAACGAACGGTTTGTTACAAATGCTgtgcacacagacacacacacacacatacctaCGGTTATCGCGATTATgtcgaaaaagaaaagaaaaaaacataaattcaacgcgcacaaatacatatacaaccacacaacatacacatacggatgctatatatattttcttagtAGGTTTTTACAGcttccaaaacaaaaaaaaaaataacaaaaaataaaatacaaaaaaccaaatgaaaagcTACACACGATAAATGCAAAAGAGAAACTCActtttaatgtaattaattgattctaaattattgtaaaattaattgaataaattatgaaatgaaaattaaccTCATCAAAATGCAAACCAAACTCTCGCGACATTTCCACGACTTTTCTCGATTCGATGGATGGGAAATAACTTTGTCAAAATCGATTTTATAtcatgtatgtaaatattactCATAGAacaatgattttaatttattttgcccAGCTAAGAATTGTTGCAAACAAAATTCGTATCACACAATTGTTGTTCGATCGATCCTTCATAAAGAAAGcatatatatgggtaattctaTAGCGGAATTTTGTGATTTTGGAAAgtgaaaaaaacatataccaaaacattttttttttatttcgattaAAGTTAAATCTTTTagcttaaatttgtttagtACTTTAATTTGAGCTAtgaatgattttaaaaataatttttcggttttagaaaaacaaaaatatgaataaatttgtatactttttcgtaaaacagaaaagttcctaaaatcaatcttatctctaaatatacttataatcCAAAGCTATTAGAATAACATTTACATATTCCTGAAactgtttcagtttatgtttttttcgcACTGTTAATAGTTTTCGCAAAAGAATAACCCaaagctaacaaaaaaaaaaaaaaactatattttttctattctaAACCTCTTTATATGACGAACGTGAAATGCACTTTTTATTATGGCTTTTATATTCCTTATAAATGATGACCTGTCTCCCTCTTATCGTCCATTCTTCAAAGCGGTTTATAGTCTTTagattaatatataaattttgttgataGTTACGGGTTCTTCGTTATCAGCGCCCTGAGCTATCAAGCTGGTTATGTGTCACACTTACGTGCGTATGATGAAACGGATTTAAAAGCATTTATATTTCTCTATTTAACAATCGTCGATTTTATTAATCAGCTTAAATAACTACTTAgttaatttacttttgtttggaatcatttctcatttcatttgtgttttgtatgtaGTTTAATTGCAATTGGTTTTGTCTTAACTCGCATCTTGGTTTACTGATTACCATAATAATCATGTTGAATACATTTGcagtaatatttattttgagatatttaaacaaaaaagcgTGACGAATGAAAGGTTCTTCCTTTTGCCGCCTTTGATCTGGCTCAGATCGGCGTAAAAATCCTTTTCTTATGAGTatattaattaacaaaaaaaaaaatatatatatatatttatttatatataaaataaaagttaaacattgaataaatacacatagtaaattattattgtacaatGCATGTTCTTTGATTCTTGATCATCGTTTTCATCATTTTGCATTCGTTCCCAAGAAACGAAAtgcattctcattctcatctTTTCTGTACATAACTGACGATAGATTTTGCATATACTGAAAGTACTTTAAGAGTATATGCCGAAGTTTCTGTATCATTTCGTTCGACACTTTTTGTTTCgtttagtgtgtgtgtgtgtgtgtgtatgtgtatgtgtagtCTGAGCGCCTCagcaatataaaaaaaaaatatatgtatatttagaGTTATTGTttagatgtatgtatatctgttataattatttaaatgtgttcTATGTAGCATTTCATTGTAGTAAGGACACGCCGCTCATCTTCTGCATTCCtacttctttttgttgttgtttcgttgCTTTGCTGGCATCGCATTTGTTGTTCCACCCTTTGTCGGTCCATTTCCATTGTCAGCTGCTGTTCcagttgttgttcctgttgctttgccagcagttgttgttgctgatgtctctgctgcgctgctgttgttctctTTGTCTAATTCTTGGATGATATACAAATTATGATTCAAGTTGTTTTGTGCAAAACTTATTCTACTTACTTTCTGGCTCGCCACTCGCCTCCAATTGCACCTGTTGCAGCGTTTCGCTGACGCTCTCAACATGCGCCTCCAGCGGCGTCTTTTCATCGACCTCCACAACAATTGACTCTTCCACCTCGACGATAGCTTCATTCGGCACCTGCTGCTCTACCTCCACCTTCTTTTGTGTATTGTTTTGCTGCGCCAATTTGCGCTGTGCACAAGTTTGCGTCCATTCGACGTGCTCTTTGTAATACTGATAGACTGGTATC
It encodes the following:
- the LOC132797237 gene encoding ribosomal protein S6 kinase 2 beta, which translates into the protein MPLADSNKDQRQQQQQLQLDANNSSSSSSNNNNAAAEQAQLDNATTGAAAAPTATTSSAPAAAATTTAAHTMGLQLRQRMQITSSGCSSLAVTPMEHTPTDEESGAVTTVTSSQRRQQQQQQQQQQQQLQTALEQHHITPSSSKTPEQMELSDSESYGAASYDEFELREVVKEGHDKADPSQFELLRVLGEGSFGKVFLVRKILGKDAGTLYAMKVLKKATLKVKDRVRSTNERKILADVGHAFIVRLHYAFQTPGKLYLILDFLRGGDLFTRLSKEVMFTEEDVKFYLAELALALNHLHTLGIIYRDLKPENILLDEHGHIALTDFGLSKQPLDGSKTYSFCGTVEYMAPEIVNRKGHDFAADWWSFGVLMYEMLTGNLPFHGQTRQETMNQILRSKLGMPENLSPEAQSLLRALFKRNPLNRLGAGAQGILDIKAHCFFATIDWVRLERKLVRPPFIPAVSRDDAFYFDVEYTSKSPRDSPGGPISASAHEIFRGFSFVAPVLLENASASATNSSSSNNVSPLHAIAVPSCSSSSSQSAAAAAVAVASSATAAGAAAGGAVVPGPRSLPGVLPGNFLAEYNVLQELGRGTFSVCRLCEHRSTKKHYAVKIIEKAAVAAASSASADCWEEVEIMLRYGNHPNIVTLYSVYEDTSSAYLVMELLKGGELLDRILAVGQMCESEASAVLRTIAAAVAYLHEHGVVHRDLKPSNMIYASMRQTPETLKLCDLGFAKQLRADNGLLMTPCYTANFVAPEVLKRQGYDLACDIWSLGVLLYIMLSGRTPFASTPNDSPDVILKRIGSGHIDFTSSRWSLISAPVKELLRQMLHIVPENRPTCAQILEHSWVRDQFAGNVQLTEYAIHPSGIGGGGNSQGGQAMSIGAQQQQQNHISMALRGAVDATFRAIAIPQAANVGPVELSMLAKRRAKDRANLHS
- the LOC132797238 gene encoding uncharacterized protein LOC132797238; amino-acid sequence: MAAIGNPANNNANEFNGRHSASPARTIDSHDSTTGSMDTIVDRSLNREELLQVANTIEQSTNATNAGNGGSLTNSQIAMLQSDNEQQQRNHQQQQQLQQQEHEARQQLDAQSHIYSSPVYDEKPMPPLKLTAATLLANVDDNAKKPKLISHEEFKQQLEEAMATRNQQAPTAAAAASAKSISNTIDSRISKKQRCPPEFIKYKGGSGSGSGSGSDAAGSTMSAKVRRKRRASNECCSAFPLQIVLGTLQLVLAISLVALGSLLIVRDAALSMAGCGIWTGLIAAVTGSLGVVSMRKTQTAFLALSLVCIASSTLALAISGVGLSRDLNRLAEQKGEQFDLMNANSEVSAACGLIFALFLHFVVSIVSVYRCALQICTKSQHSELRDVIIKSNGSGMVLDQQKVDQYIKAMSLNGSEKVNNEKLAAMWMYAAHMGSLPPPTVRKLTPPSRSIMLIPATAAAGNGMPPPPPTRLPPAPPGMGAGMLLPVPPPPQYRGMTLPPYMRPSSMLYAHPASLTGTYRTHKSTKSAEMNGQRRRRRAGKSDANRRQRRKSEADVLDGAPNFQYTGLDRAIADSFLARQEQSQAGSHIDYSSSTSSANSDAYGNQTAAGSRPSSKSKIVCRDVVM